In the genome of Pseudobacteriovorax antillogorgiicola, one region contains:
- a CDS encoding transposase, with protein MQPSKRKRGRPKKKGEKVKLNSLFSQFDEIAIEYGDSRYHCIDLYWQSAGRLIRFVLVESSKGRAILMTTKMDIAPETVIDLYKSRWLIETGFKQAIHTVGTFNYHFWMKAMKPIKRGQNKQYLHREAAEYRDSVTKKINAFHIHIQAGCITQGLLKYLAIKFKDQVWFSFKGWLRTINSSIEPSELVVSSALRSSLPNFIGANQDGVDWVKFMADKTDPSREGPLANVG; from the coding sequence GTGCAGCCAAGCAAGCGTAAGCGAGGCAGACCAAAGAAAAAAGGTGAAAAAGTAAAACTAAATTCTCTCTTTAGCCAGTTTGATGAAATTGCCATTGAATATGGCGATAGTCGCTATCACTGCATTGACCTTTATTGGCAGAGCGCAGGAAGATTGATCCGATTTGTTCTCGTAGAATCATCAAAAGGTCGAGCCATTTTAATGACAACAAAGATGGACATAGCTCCAGAAACAGTCATCGATCTCTATAAAAGTCGTTGGTTAATTGAAACCGGATTCAAGCAAGCTATTCATACTGTTGGTACTTTCAATTATCATTTTTGGATGAAAGCCATGAAGCCTATTAAGCGAGGGCAAAACAAACAATATTTGCACCGAGAGGCCGCCGAGTATCGCGATAGCGTAACTAAGAAAATAAACGCTTTTCATATCCATATCCAAGCTGGTTGTATAACTCAAGGGTTGTTGAAGTACTTAGCAATCAAATTCAAAGATCAAGTCTGGTTTTCTTTTAAAGGTTGGCTCCGTACTATCAATAGCTCTATAGAACCTAGTGAGCTAGTAGTCTCTAGTGCTCTCAGGTCAAGCCTTCCAAATTTTATAGGAGCAAATCAAGATGGGGTCGACTGGGTGAAATTTATGGCTGATAAGACTGACCCTAGTAGAGAGGGACCTCTAGCTAACGTGGGTTAG
- a CDS encoding prolyl oligopeptidase family serine peptidase → MIIRHLVLLTLFLGLLSAQGKAEIGEVSETSVTWALGVVDNPSDDPIRPLLENRSFSLPKEGQINGSVTWSNIQAGEGGKLDVGGASRFYVATEIDVKPGEHIYVQGDRIISFYTNNAWKKSGDVYGSGTIRIPLATKPGKNLLVAYGFGSWSTPEISVYKTIDRVTFNTDDLTKPDLRVGDDSTLWLGLPLLNLGSTPVKNVEASVLKGQYFKGSTIVHRSIGSASMTQLAFRLEPQGPWSESLVDQPIPVEIAVKSKSLNRIYKRLFHLKIVSRRQNHARTKRSKVDGSVQFYGVLPPSEEPEVEKPGMILSLHGAGVQATGQSNAYSAKSWAYLVAPTNRRPFGFDWEEWGRLDALETLEDAENAFNTDKKRTHLTGHSMGGHGTWHLGVNYPDRFGVVAPSAGWISFNTYGSSPIASGVLGRARSASITTNLVSNLRSNLVYIIHGMDDQNVPAQQAETMFKLLEPIVDNLTFHRQENAGHWWDVNEEAGSDCVDWEPMISLMEQTTIQDKRDFRFISTNPSVNGKYSFVKVSSAWSPLENVSIASSQVGNQLVLETTNARSLEINSKMLAGWGVGSLSVDGTHYDVDEKSTILVGDQSGKRQDLYGPMNQVYHKPWCFVYQETGSRIYEEYASYLETQWSIIGNGQSCSLPWAALDEKTRERFNLVYLGIPFNELDIPAQMEISWQKDEIKVGDKILRDSMLGLIFPENNRLSAAWTVTSGSEYLLFRYQPFSSRNGLADFHVFNGEGSVLTGFFDANWRYSDKLTEVLNDSSQ, encoded by the coding sequence GTGATTATTAGACATTTAGTACTTCTAACGCTCTTTCTGGGACTTTTAAGCGCACAAGGTAAGGCAGAAATTGGTGAAGTATCGGAAACATCTGTTACCTGGGCCCTTGGTGTGGTTGATAACCCTAGTGATGACCCCATTCGTCCTCTTTTGGAGAACCGTAGTTTTAGTTTACCAAAAGAAGGACAAATCAATGGAAGTGTTACCTGGAGCAATATCCAAGCAGGAGAGGGCGGCAAACTAGATGTTGGAGGTGCCTCACGTTTCTATGTAGCAACCGAGATCGATGTTAAGCCAGGAGAGCATATTTACGTCCAAGGTGATCGGATCATCAGCTTCTATACTAACAATGCCTGGAAGAAAAGTGGCGATGTCTATGGGAGTGGCACAATTCGTATTCCTTTGGCTACGAAACCTGGCAAGAATCTGCTTGTAGCATATGGGTTCGGATCATGGAGTACGCCAGAGATTAGCGTTTATAAGACTATTGATCGGGTTACCTTTAACACTGATGATCTAACCAAGCCCGATTTACGAGTAGGAGACGACAGCACTCTATGGCTCGGATTGCCTTTGTTAAACTTAGGTTCTACTCCAGTTAAGAATGTCGAAGCATCTGTTTTAAAAGGCCAGTACTTCAAAGGATCTACAATAGTTCACAGATCAATTGGATCTGCTTCCATGACTCAGCTTGCTTTCAGGCTAGAACCACAAGGGCCTTGGTCTGAAAGCTTAGTTGATCAGCCTATTCCTGTTGAAATCGCAGTGAAGTCGAAGAGCCTTAATCGCATATATAAGCGACTGTTTCACCTTAAGATTGTTAGTAGGCGCCAAAACCATGCACGAACTAAGCGCTCAAAAGTGGACGGTTCAGTTCAGTTTTATGGCGTTTTACCACCTAGTGAGGAGCCTGAGGTAGAAAAGCCAGGGATGATTCTGTCTTTGCATGGTGCTGGTGTGCAAGCTACGGGACAATCTAATGCCTATTCGGCGAAGTCTTGGGCATATTTAGTGGCTCCTACTAATCGCAGACCTTTTGGGTTTGATTGGGAAGAATGGGGGCGGCTTGATGCTCTAGAGACCTTGGAGGATGCTGAAAACGCCTTCAATACCGATAAAAAGAGAACGCATCTTACTGGGCATTCGATGGGTGGGCATGGAACATGGCATCTTGGAGTGAACTATCCAGATAGATTCGGTGTTGTCGCTCCAAGTGCAGGATGGATTTCTTTCAATACCTATGGCAGTAGCCCTATTGCATCGGGTGTATTGGGAAGAGCACGGTCGGCGTCCATCACCACTAATCTTGTTAGTAATCTCAGGAGTAATCTAGTGTATATCATCCATGGTATGGATGACCAAAACGTTCCTGCGCAGCAAGCCGAAACTATGTTCAAGCTTTTAGAGCCAATTGTTGACAACCTAACCTTTCATCGTCAGGAAAATGCGGGACATTGGTGGGATGTCAATGAAGAAGCAGGATCTGATTGTGTCGATTGGGAGCCTATGATTAGCTTGATGGAACAAACAACGATTCAGGATAAGAGGGATTTTCGTTTTATAAGCACGAACCCTTCAGTTAATGGCAAGTACTCCTTTGTTAAGGTCAGTTCAGCTTGGTCCCCCCTTGAAAATGTTTCTATAGCTTCATCTCAAGTAGGAAATCAATTGGTGTTAGAGACAACGAACGCCAGATCACTTGAAATCAACTCCAAGATGCTGGCAGGTTGGGGGGTAGGCTCTTTGTCGGTTGATGGTACGCACTATGATGTCGATGAGAAAAGTACAATTCTTGTAGGTGATCAAAGCGGTAAACGACAAGATCTTTATGGACCTATGAATCAAGTCTATCACAAGCCATGGTGCTTTGTTTATCAAGAGACAGGTTCCCGTATTTATGAAGAATATGCTTCCTATCTAGAAACCCAATGGTCGATTATTGGCAATGGGCAATCTTGCTCCTTACCTTGGGCTGCCCTGGATGAAAAAACAAGAGAGCGTTTTAACCTTGTCTACCTAGGAATCCCTTTCAATGAGTTAGATATTCCAGCTCAGATGGAAATTAGCTGGCAGAAAGATGAAATTAAAGTAGGAGATAAGATTCTTAGAGACTCTATGCTAGGTCTCATTTTTCCAGAGAATAATAGGCTTTCAGCTGCATGGACTGTGACATCTGGGAGTGAGTATCTGCTATTTAGGTACCAACCTTTTTCCTCTCGGAACGGGCTGGCTGATTTCCATGTTTTTAATGGAGAAGGGTCAGTACTAACTGGCTTCTTTGATGCTAACTGGCGCTATTCAGACAAATTGACTGAAGTCTTGAACGATAGTTCGCAGTAA